GCCCCCTCGGATCGTGTCTCGGCGGCCGGCAGGACGTTCATGAAGACGCGATCGATCCATTCGGCGGGAAGGTCGCGGACGGAATTGCGCAGGCGATCCTGCCACCAGTCCGAGATCGGGGCGAGATCGTCCTTGGAATAGCGGTACTCGGTTATCTGGTATGAATTCTTGGCGTAGATCACCACATCGATCGGGTAATCCACGTCGGCCGCGCTGATGCGGGTGGAATCAAACGACAGGCATCCGACTTTCAGCGCAAACCGCAAGCTGTCCTGGTACTGCAGGGTGCGATCGAGAACCGGCTTACCGTACGCGGCCGAACCGATAATCTGGTATGGCGTTCCCTTTCCGACCTCCACCCAGTTCCCTTCCGGATACACCATGTAGAGCAGATGCTCGCGATCGTGCGCCAGCTGTCCTCCGACCAGCGCGTGAAAGTCGAACTTGAATCCGCTCTCGACCAGTGCAGGCCGGTCTTCACGCGAAACCTGCCGCACATGCCCGGCGATGGCATTCACGGCTTTGAACAGCCGGTCGAAGGGCTCGGAACGGGAGG
The sequence above is drawn from the Terriglobia bacterium genome and encodes:
- a CDS encoding peptidase, with the translated sequence MTYCLGMIVQEGIVGIADSRLTSGTEIISAKKLSIYQQGQGSLFMMTSGLRSVRDKTLTYFEEEMASRSEPFDRLFKAVNAIAGHVRQVSREDRPALVESGFKFDFHALVGGQLAHDREHLLYMVYPEGNWVEVGKGTPYQIIGSAAYGKPVLDRTLQYQDSLRFALKVGCLSFDSTRISAADVDYPIDVVIYAKNSYQITEYRYSKDDLAPISDWWQDRLRNSVRDLPAEWIDRVFMNVLPAAETRSEGA